Proteins encoded in a region of the Cupriavidus pauculus genome:
- a CDS encoding MDR family MFS transporter yields the protein MRVIGGIVLCILLAALDQTVVIPAVPAIANDLNGFGHLSWIVTAYLIVSTVTTPLYGKLSDSFGRRRLLMIAISLFVVASVACALAQSLSQLILFRALQGVGGGGLMSLAQAAIADVVAPRQRGRYQGYLAMVWAMASIAGPLVGGWVSDHMSWRWLFWINVPLGALAMAMCYRGLAHLRPRGGAVRVDWLGALLLAVAIVAFLLGMSWAGDAFDWISPEMGALLGITAIALALLAWQERRAPDPMLAPRLFHNRAYVMGVGASAMSALNIFLCIFALPLLFQLVRGADASMSGLLVVPFLLSTVAGNLVVAWLAPRVGRMRGILTGGYVAAAIGLIALAAATPAVPTVLVLIAMTIAGVGLGTTMVGTLIGVQNALERRDMGSGTGALLVIRSLGSAIGGALAGTLLALEFRTAMTRAGIAESLDLGALRHGSEAMAHLSPAARQALAGGVESGFHLIFAAGALAAIVALVIVRRMPDLELRGSVTEHAKTAMMD from the coding sequence ATGCGCGTGATCGGCGGCATCGTGCTGTGTATCCTGCTCGCCGCGCTGGACCAGACCGTGGTCATTCCAGCGGTGCCGGCCATCGCGAACGACCTGAACGGGTTTGGGCATCTGTCGTGGATCGTGACCGCATACCTGATCGTCTCGACGGTCACGACGCCGCTCTACGGCAAGCTCTCGGACAGTTTCGGACGGCGCCGGCTGCTGATGATCGCGATCTCGCTGTTCGTGGTGGCCTCGGTGGCCTGCGCGCTCGCCCAGTCGCTATCGCAGCTGATCCTGTTCCGCGCGCTGCAGGGCGTGGGCGGCGGCGGCCTGATGTCGCTGGCGCAGGCCGCGATCGCCGATGTGGTGGCGCCGCGCCAGCGCGGCCGCTACCAGGGGTATCTGGCGATGGTGTGGGCCATGGCGTCGATCGCCGGTCCGCTCGTCGGCGGCTGGGTCTCGGACCATATGTCGTGGCGCTGGCTGTTCTGGATCAACGTGCCGCTCGGCGCGCTCGCCATGGCCATGTGCTACCGCGGCCTCGCGCATCTGCGCCCCCGCGGCGGCGCAGTCCGCGTGGACTGGCTCGGCGCGCTGCTGCTCGCGGTGGCGATCGTCGCGTTCCTGCTCGGCATGAGCTGGGCCGGCGACGCATTCGACTGGATCTCGCCCGAGATGGGCGCGCTGCTCGGCATTACCGCCATCGCGCTCGCGCTGCTCGCGTGGCAGGAACGCCGCGCGCCCGATCCGATGCTCGCGCCGCGCCTGTTCCATAACCGCGCCTATGTGATGGGCGTGGGCGCATCGGCGATGTCGGCGCTCAATATCTTCCTCTGCATCTTCGCGCTTCCGCTGCTGTTCCAGCTCGTGCGCGGCGCCGACGCATCGATGTCGGGCCTGCTCGTGGTGCCGTTCCTGCTGTCCACCGTGGCCGGCAACCTCGTGGTGGCGTGGCTCGCGCCGCGCGTCGGCCGCATGCGCGGCATCCTGACCGGGGGCTACGTCGCCGCGGCTATCGGCCTGATCGCGCTGGCGGCCGCGACGCCCGCCGTGCCGACCGTCTTGGTGCTGATCGCCATGACGATCGCCGGTGTCGGCCTCGGCACGACCATGGTCGGCACGCTGATCGGCGTCCAGAACGCGCTCGAACGCCGCGACATGGGCTCGGGCACGGGCGCGTTGCTCGTTATCCGTTCGCTCGGCAGCGCCATCGGCGGCGCCCTGGCGGGCACGCTGCTGGCGCTCGAGTTCCGCACGGCGATGACGCGGGCGGGCATTGCCGAGTCGCTCGACCTCGGCGCGCTGCGCCACGGGAGCGAGGCCATGGCGCACCTGTCGCCGGCCGCGCGCCAGGCGCTGGCCGGCGGCGTGGAGTCGGGCTTCCACCTGATCTTCGCGGCAGGCGCGCTGGCCGCGATCGTCGCCCTCGTGATCGTCCGCCGCATGCCGGACCTCGAACTGCGCGGCAGCGTCACCGAGCATGCGAAGACCGCGATGATGGACTGA
- a CDS encoding LysR family transcriptional regulator, whose translation MDTPDRQLRSFLRIAELKSLSRAAEELDQTQSGLSRQLAALEAHLGKPLFIRTGRGVELTEAGRKLHDAIRGPYRAIDQAVDTIRESHGTTQGTVRLAIVHTVSYYFMADVVAAFVSSHPGVNLSLMGRSSPEVVSLVESGKADLGFVYDTAVDTATLTSHPLFEDEMCLVTRVDEVQNTGEDVDLQGRELRLVGFPPGYALRRMLQSAGLHPDYVAEAETVDAILKLVSTGVGECILPCRLPDKLLADYGLRKLRIRSPLLRRRIVAIGHGERHAMPLTGALLECALQVARALGPAGA comes from the coding sequence ATGGACACCCCCGACCGCCAGCTCCGCAGTTTCCTTCGCATCGCCGAACTCAAGTCACTCTCGCGCGCGGCGGAGGAACTCGACCAGACGCAGTCGGGCCTGAGCCGGCAGCTGGCCGCGCTCGAGGCGCATCTGGGCAAGCCGCTGTTCATCCGCACGGGCCGCGGCGTGGAGCTGACCGAAGCGGGCAGGAAGCTCCATGACGCGATCCGGGGGCCGTACCGCGCGATCGATCAGGCCGTGGACACCATCCGCGAGAGCCACGGCACCACGCAGGGCACGGTGCGGCTCGCGATCGTGCATACGGTGAGCTACTACTTCATGGCCGACGTGGTGGCCGCGTTCGTGAGCAGCCATCCGGGCGTGAATCTCTCGCTGATGGGGCGCAGTTCGCCCGAGGTCGTGTCCCTCGTGGAAAGCGGCAAGGCGGACCTCGGGTTCGTCTACGACACCGCGGTGGATACGGCGACGCTGACCTCGCACCCGTTGTTCGAGGACGAGATGTGCCTGGTCACGCGGGTGGACGAAGTCCAGAACACCGGCGAAGACGTCGATCTGCAGGGCCGTGAACTGCGGCTCGTCGGGTTTCCGCCGGGCTACGCGCTGCGCCGCATGCTCCAGAGCGCGGGCCTGCACCCCGACTACGTCGCGGAAGCGGAGACCGTCGATGCGATCCTCAAGCTCGTCTCCACGGGCGTCGGCGAGTGCATCCTCCCGTGCCGCCTGCCGGACAAGCTGCTGGCCGACTATGGCCTGCGCAAGCTGCGCATCCGCAGTCCGCTGCTGCGCCGTCGCATCGTCGCCATCGGCCACGGCGAGCGGCATGCCATGCCCCTGACCGGTGCGCTGCTCGAATGCGCGCTACAAGTCGCACGCGCGCTGGGCCCGGCCGGCGCATGA
- a CDS encoding MFS transporter — protein MSSIPTTRTRREYITAGLASMMGTTIEWYDFFLYGTAAALIFNKIFFPSFDPLTGTLAAFATYSVGFFARPLGGIVFGHFGDKVGRKSMLLITLFMMGIPTILIGLIPSYDSIGYWAAVALVLLRLLQGIAVGGEWGGAVLMAVEHAPEGKKGFFGSLPQAGVAPGLVLSSLAMGMVAALPEKDMLTWGWRVPFLASVILLAVGWFIRAKVAESPDFEQMQKKGEKVEMPAMVVLKRYPRQVLTVVGGRLAEVTWFYTVVTFSLAYATGTLGVPKSVMLDATVWGAAIALFTMPLFGVLGDRFGFKWVFMAGTVGILVFAPQFFSLLQSLDPKNITIAVAIAIGLVYACLYGPEGSLFSAQFPAEVRYSGISIAVQVSGAIGGGLAPIVATSLLAYGKGSPTYIVWYLCALSVIAFISAACMRDSAFATAPLGAVQRGTQGG, from the coding sequence ATGAGCAGCATTCCCACCACGCGCACGCGGCGCGAGTACATCACCGCGGGTCTGGCCAGCATGATGGGTACCACCATCGAGTGGTACGACTTTTTTCTGTACGGTACCGCGGCCGCGCTGATCTTCAACAAGATCTTCTTCCCCTCGTTCGATCCGCTCACGGGCACGCTCGCCGCGTTTGCTACCTACTCGGTGGGCTTCTTCGCGCGGCCGCTCGGCGGCATCGTGTTCGGCCATTTCGGCGACAAGGTCGGCCGCAAGTCGATGTTGCTGATCACGCTGTTCATGATGGGCATTCCGACCATCCTCATCGGCCTGATTCCGTCGTACGACAGCATTGGCTACTGGGCCGCCGTGGCGCTCGTGCTGCTGCGCCTGCTGCAGGGCATCGCGGTGGGCGGCGAGTGGGGCGGCGCGGTGCTGATGGCCGTGGAACATGCGCCCGAGGGCAAGAAGGGCTTCTTCGGCAGCCTGCCGCAGGCCGGTGTCGCGCCGGGACTCGTGCTGTCGTCGCTCGCCATGGGCATGGTGGCCGCGTTGCCCGAGAAGGACATGCTGACATGGGGCTGGCGCGTGCCGTTCCTCGCCAGCGTGATCCTGCTCGCGGTCGGCTGGTTCATTCGCGCGAAGGTCGCCGAGTCGCCGGACTTCGAGCAGATGCAGAAGAAGGGCGAGAAGGTGGAGATGCCCGCGATGGTGGTGCTCAAGCGCTATCCGCGCCAGGTGCTCACCGTCGTCGGCGGACGCCTTGCCGAGGTGACGTGGTTCTATACCGTGGTCACGTTCTCGCTGGCGTACGCCACGGGCACGCTCGGTGTGCCCAAGTCGGTGATGCTCGATGCCACCGTATGGGGCGCGGCCATCGCGCTGTTCACCATGCCGCTGTTCGGCGTGCTGGGCGATCGCTTCGGCTTCAAGTGGGTGTTCATGGCAGGCACGGTCGGCATTCTGGTCTTCGCGCCGCAGTTCTTCTCGCTGCTGCAGTCGCTCGATCCGAAGAACATCACCATTGCGGTCGCGATTGCGATCGGCCTCGTCTACGCCTGCCTCTACGGCCCCGAAGGCAGCCTGTTCTCCGCGCAGTTTCCGGCCGAGGTGCGTTACAGCGGCATCTCGATCGCGGTGCAGGTATCGGGCGCCATCGGCGGCGGGCTCGCGCCCATCGTCGCCACCTCGCTGCTCGCCTATGGCAAGGGCAGTCCCACGTATATCGTGTGGTATCTCTGCGCGCTGAGCGTCATCGCGTTCATCAGCGCCGCATGCATGCGCGATTCGGCATTCGCGACGGCTCCGCTCGGCGCCGTGCAACGCGGCACACAAGGGGGGTAA
- the dbpA gene encoding ATP-dependent RNA helicase DbpA, translated as MTSASEPLFSTLPLSAGTLATLAQLGYDTMTPIQAASLPAALAGEDLIAQARTGSGKTAAFALALLHRLDARRFDVQALVMCPTRELADQVTQEVRRLARAEENIKVLTLCGGSPMRPQVDSLIHGAHIVVGTPGRLMDHIERGSLDMRAINTLVLDEADRMLDMGFVDDIAFVARHCPKERQTLLFSATYPPGIEKLAQQFMRKPREIKVAEQHAPGKIRQRFYEIEEGQRLNTVARLLEHYRPASTLAFCNTKARCRDLVDLLRAQGYQALALHGELDQRDRDQVLVQFANRSCSILVATDVAARGLDISQLEAVINVDVTPDPEVHVHRVGRTGRADAEGWAFTLVSMNEMGRVGNLEQHHGGEFEWHAVAELLPTGTERLLPPMVTLQMLGGRKEKYRPGDLLGALTGDAGFAKEQIGKINVMEMSTYIAVDRAIGREAVRKLNEVKVKGRKVKVRMLTE; from the coding sequence ATGACTTCCGCATCCGAACCCCTCTTCTCCACCCTGCCCCTGTCGGCCGGCACGCTGGCCACCCTTGCGCAGCTCGGCTACGACACCATGACGCCGATCCAGGCCGCGAGCCTGCCCGCCGCGCTCGCTGGCGAGGATCTGATCGCGCAGGCCCGTACCGGCAGCGGCAAGACCGCCGCGTTCGCGCTCGCCCTGCTCCACCGCCTGGACGCGCGCCGCTTCGATGTGCAGGCCCTCGTCATGTGCCCCACGCGCGAACTCGCGGATCAGGTCACGCAGGAGGTCCGCCGCCTGGCCCGCGCCGAGGAGAACATCAAGGTCCTGACGCTGTGCGGCGGCTCGCCGATGCGCCCGCAGGTCGATAGCCTGATCCACGGGGCCCATATCGTGGTGGGCACGCCGGGCCGGCTCATGGACCATATCGAGCGCGGCAGCCTCGATATGCGCGCGATCAACACGCTGGTGCTCGACGAAGCCGACCGCATGCTCGACATGGGCTTCGTCGATGACATCGCCTTCGTCGCGCGCCATTGCCCGAAGGAACGCCAGACGCTGCTGTTCTCGGCGACCTATCCGCCGGGCATCGAGAAGCTTGCGCAGCAGTTCATGCGCAAGCCGCGCGAGATCAAGGTGGCCGAGCAGCATGCGCCCGGCAAGATCCGCCAGCGCTTCTACGAGATCGAGGAAGGCCAGCGCCTGAACACCGTGGCGCGGCTGCTCGAGCATTACCGCCCCGCCAGCACCCTCGCCTTCTGCAATACGAAGGCACGCTGCCGCGACCTCGTCGATCTGCTGCGCGCGCAGGGCTACCAGGCCCTCGCGCTGCATGGCGAGCTCGACCAGCGCGACCGCGACCAGGTGCTCGTGCAGTTTGCCAACCGCAGCTGCTCCATCCTCGTCGCCACCGACGTGGCGGCGCGGGGTCTCGATATCTCGCAGCTGGAGGCCGTGATCAACGTCGACGTCACGCCCGACCCCGAGGTGCATGTGCACCGGGTCGGCCGCACGGGCCGCGCCGATGCCGAAGGCTGGGCGTTCACGCTGGTCAGCATGAACGAGATGGGCCGCGTGGGGAATCTGGAGCAGCACCACGGCGGCGAGTTCGAATGGCACGCGGTGGCGGAACTGCTGCCCACGGGCACCGAGCGGCTGCTGCCGCCCATGGTGACGCTGCAGATGCTTGGCGGCCGCAAGGAAAAGTACCGTCCGGGCGACCTGCTCGGCGCGCTGACCGGCGACGCGGGCTTTGCGAAGGAACAGATCGGCAAGATCAACGTGATGGAGATGTCCACGTATATCGCCGTCGATCGCGCCATCGGCCGCGAAGCCGTCCGCAAGCTCAACGAGGTCAAGGTCAAGGGCCGCAAGGTCAAGGTGCGCATGCTCACGGAGTGA
- a CDS encoding fumarylacetoacetate hydrolase family protein, with product MKLVRVGHPGAERPGLVDSDGRVRDLSGVIGDIGPQELSPAALAKLARIDPASLPLVDSQRHGVPWTGIGKIIAIGLNYADHAAEAGMALPAEPIVFLKATTSLNGPDDPVMLPFGSEKSDWEVELGVVIGTTARNVSRESALDHVAGYCVVNDVSEREFQLERGGTWDKGKGCDTFCPVGPWLVTRDEVADPQKLAMWLDVNGERMQKGSTATMVFDVATVVSYVSRFMTLMPGDLIATGTPPGVGMGFKPPRYLNAGDTMRLHIEGLGVQTQLVVPYGER from the coding sequence ATGAAGCTCGTACGTGTTGGGCATCCCGGTGCGGAGCGCCCGGGCCTCGTCGACAGCGACGGCCGCGTCCGCGACCTCTCGGGCGTGATTGGAGACATCGGTCCGCAGGAACTCTCGCCTGCGGCGCTCGCGAAGCTGGCCAGGATCGATCCGGCGAGCCTGCCGCTCGTGGACAGCCAGCGCCATGGCGTGCCCTGGACCGGCATCGGCAAGATCATCGCGATCGGGCTCAACTACGCGGACCATGCGGCCGAGGCGGGCATGGCGCTGCCGGCCGAGCCGATCGTCTTCCTGAAGGCGACCACGTCCCTGAACGGCCCGGACGATCCCGTGATGCTGCCGTTCGGCTCCGAGAAGAGCGACTGGGAAGTGGAGCTCGGGGTGGTCATCGGCACGACGGCGCGCAACGTATCGCGCGAATCGGCGCTGGACCACGTGGCCGGATACTGCGTGGTCAACGATGTGTCCGAACGCGAGTTTCAACTGGAGCGCGGCGGCACCTGGGACAAGGGCAAGGGCTGCGACACGTTCTGTCCCGTGGGGCCGTGGCTCGTGACGCGCGACGAGGTGGCGGACCCGCAGAAGCTCGCCATGTGGCTCGATGTGAACGGCGAACGCATGCAGAAGGGCTCCACCGCGACGATGGTGTTCGACGTGGCCACCGTGGTCAGCTACGTCAGCCGCTTCATGACGCTGATGCCCGGCGACCTCATCGCCACGGGCACGCCGCCGGGCGTCGGCATGGGCTTCAAGCCGCCGCGCTACCTGAACGCGGGCGACACGATGCGTCTGCATATCGAGGGTCTCGGCGTGCAGACCCAGCTCGTGGTGCCCTACGGCGAGCGCTAG
- a CDS encoding nucleotide pyrophosphohydrolase, protein MPLIDIRNLQQAAGGFADARGWRKYHSPKNLAMALSVEVAELVEIFQWKTEEESRQVMTTGERAHVEQELADITIYLAQLVTTLGVDLDAAVRAKMEMNAVKYPADPERGLR, encoded by the coding sequence ATGCCCCTTATCGATATCCGCAATCTGCAGCAGGCCGCGGGCGGCTTTGCCGATGCACGCGGCTGGCGCAAGTATCACAGCCCCAAGAACCTCGCCATGGCGCTGAGCGTCGAAGTGGCGGAGCTCGTCGAGATCTTTCAGTGGAAGACCGAGGAGGAATCGCGGCAGGTCATGACGACCGGCGAGCGCGCGCATGTGGAGCAGGAGCTCGCCGACATCACCATCTATCTGGCGCAGCTCGTGACGACGCTCGGCGTGGACCTCGATGCGGCGGTGCGGGCAAAGATGGAGATGAATGCGGTCAAGTACCCTGCCGATCCGGAGCGCGGCTTGCGCTGA
- a CDS encoding DUF72 domain-containing protein, with product MATRSKAGSYPSNVHIGIGGWTFAPWRDNFYPAGLAHARELQYASRHLTAIEINSTYHGTQKRTSFVKWRDEAPDGFVFAVKASRFATNRRVLAESGDSIARFIDSGIAELGKKLGPVVWQFAPTKSFDAEDFEAFLALLPASVEGVKLRHVLEVRHESFACEAYLKLARRYKAATVFTDSPKFPSMADLTADFVYARLMDSSEKLATGYGPKALDQWTARVRAWSDGKAPDDLPRVGDSDGRLKAKDVYLFFINGAKERAPAAAQALLGKLGWQPAE from the coding sequence ATGGCCACGCGAAGCAAGGCAGGATCGTATCCCTCGAATGTGCATATCGGCATCGGCGGCTGGACCTTCGCGCCGTGGCGAGACAATTTCTATCCGGCAGGGCTCGCGCATGCGCGCGAGTTGCAATATGCGAGCCGGCATCTGACGGCGATCGAGATCAACAGCACCTACCACGGCACGCAGAAGCGTACGTCGTTCGTGAAGTGGCGCGACGAGGCGCCCGATGGGTTCGTGTTCGCCGTCAAGGCCAGCCGCTTCGCGACCAACCGCCGCGTGCTGGCCGAGTCCGGCGACTCGATCGCGCGGTTCATCGACAGCGGCATTGCGGAGCTCGGCAAGAAGCTCGGGCCCGTGGTGTGGCAGTTCGCGCCGACCAAGTCGTTCGATGCCGAGGACTTCGAGGCGTTCCTGGCGTTGCTGCCCGCCTCTGTCGAGGGCGTGAAGCTGCGGCACGTGCTCGAGGTGCGGCACGAGAGCTTCGCCTGCGAGGCATACCTGAAGCTCGCGCGCAGGTACAAGGCGGCCACCGTGTTCACGGACTCGCCGAAGTTCCCGTCGATGGCGGACCTGACGGCGGACTTCGTCTATGCGCGGCTCATGGACAGCAGCGAGAAGCTGGCCACCGGCTACGGACCCAAGGCGCTCGACCAGTGGACCGCGCGCGTGCGGGCGTGGAGCGACGGCAAGGCGCCGGACGATCTGCCGCGTGTGGGCGACAGCGATGGCCGGCTCAAGGCGAAGGACGTGTACCTGTTCTTTATCAACGGCGCCAAGGAGCGCGCGCCGGCCGCCGCGCAGGCGCTGCTCGGCAAGCTTGGCTGGCAGCCGGCGGAGTGA
- a CDS encoding M20 aminoacylase family protein encodes MSEHAPEIESILKTVQLDEPDADGTSADKPFKPRHFCTLHDTLDSRAELQDIRRHIHQHPELAFNELHTSELVASRLEAWGYEVTRNVGGTGVVGTLRNGQSRRSVGIRADMDALPIHERSGLPYASVHEGKMHACGHDGHTTVLLGAARQLARTRQFDGTVNLIFQPAEEIGAGGGAERMLADGLFERFPCDAIFGLHNHPGVEAGTFMFRAGPFMAACDTVAITIRGKGGHAARPHQAIDPILVAGSLVMALQSVVARNVDPNETAVVTIGTLHAGHAPNVIPDSARMEISVRSFSAEVRASMEARIRQLATAHAEGYGATVEIDYVRGYPVLVNSERETAFAQQVAEELVGPERAIGNFHRIAGSEDFAYFLQQRPGCFVRMGNGANQPLLHNAGYDFNDENLTVGAAYWTRLVERYLSDEA; translated from the coding sequence ATGTCCGAACACGCCCCCGAAATAGAGTCGATATTGAAGACGGTTCAGCTCGACGAACCCGATGCCGACGGTACCTCCGCCGACAAGCCTTTCAAGCCCCGCCACTTCTGCACGCTGCACGACACGCTCGACAGCCGGGCCGAGCTGCAGGACATCCGGCGCCACATCCACCAGCACCCGGAACTCGCGTTCAACGAGCTCCACACCTCGGAACTCGTCGCGAGCCGGCTCGAGGCGTGGGGCTACGAGGTCACGCGCAACGTGGGCGGGACCGGCGTGGTCGGCACGCTGCGAAACGGCCAGAGCCGCCGCAGCGTGGGCATCCGCGCCGATATGGATGCGCTGCCGATCCACGAGCGGTCGGGACTGCCGTACGCCAGCGTGCATGAAGGCAAGATGCACGCGTGCGGCCACGATGGTCACACCACCGTGCTGCTGGGCGCGGCCCGCCAGCTTGCGCGCACGCGCCAGTTCGACGGCACCGTGAACCTGATCTTCCAGCCGGCCGAGGAAATCGGCGCGGGCGGCGGGGCAGAGCGCATGCTCGCCGATGGCCTGTTCGAGCGATTCCCCTGCGACGCGATCTTCGGCCTGCACAACCATCCGGGCGTGGAAGCGGGGACGTTCATGTTCCGCGCGGGGCCGTTCATGGCCGCGTGCGATACGGTGGCCATCACGATCCGTGGCAAGGGCGGCCATGCCGCGCGTCCGCATCAGGCCATCGATCCGATTCTCGTCGCGGGCAGCCTCGTCATGGCATTGCAGTCGGTCGTGGCGCGTAACGTCGATCCGAACGAGACCGCGGTGGTGACCATCGGCACGCTGCATGCGGGCCACGCCCCGAACGTGATTCCCGACAGCGCGCGCATGGAAATCAGCGTGCGCTCGTTCAGCGCCGAGGTGAGGGCGTCGATGGAGGCGCGCATCCGCCAGCTGGCCACCGCGCATGCCGAAGGCTATGGCGCGACCGTGGAGATCGACTACGTGCGCGGCTATCCGGTGCTCGTGAACAGCGAGCGCGAGACGGCGTTCGCGCAGCAGGTCGCCGAGGAACTCGTGGGGCCGGAACGCGCGATCGGCAACTTCCATCGCATCGCGGGCAGCGAGGACTTCGCGTACTTCCTGCAGCAGCGCCCGGGCTGCTTCGTGCGCATGGGCAATGGCGCGAACCAGCCGCTGCTGCATAACGCGGGGTACGACTTCAACGACGAGAATCTGACCGTGGGCGCCGCGTACTGGACGCGCCTGGTCGAGCGTTACCTCTCGGACGAGGCCTGA
- a CDS encoding glutathione peroxidase yields the protein MTRTLSAMLSAGAALAAAATMAALPAQAADKPATNAGAASPATSPAAGACPASLNFKFPRLQDEAPQNLCQYAGKVVLVVNTASYCGFTPQYEGLEALYGKYRERGLVVLGFPSNDFSQEPGSEKEISDFCYNTYGVKFPMLGKTHVRGGEANPMYALLARETGTAPKWNFYKYLIDRNGQVVGSYDSKTKPDDRQLVGRIEQLLGAR from the coding sequence ATGACCCGTACGCTTTCCGCCATGCTGTCAGCCGGCGCCGCCCTGGCGGCGGCCGCGACGATGGCCGCCTTGCCCGCGCAGGCGGCCGACAAACCTGCAACTAACGCCGGCGCCGCCAGCCCCGCCACGAGCCCCGCGGCCGGCGCCTGCCCGGCCTCGCTGAACTTCAAGTTCCCGCGCCTGCAGGACGAGGCCCCGCAGAATCTCTGCCAGTACGCGGGCAAGGTCGTGCTCGTGGTCAACACCGCCAGTTATTGCGGATTCACGCCCCAGTACGAGGGGCTCGAGGCGCTGTACGGCAAGTATCGCGAGCGTGGCCTCGTGGTGCTGGGCTTCCCCTCGAACGACTTCTCGCAGGAGCCCGGCTCGGAGAAGGAAATCTCCGACTTCTGCTACAACACGTATGGCGTCAAGTTTCCGATGCTGGGCAAGACCCACGTGCGCGGCGGCGAGGCGAACCCGATGTACGCGCTGCTGGCCAGGGAGACCGGCACCGCGCCGAAGTGGAACTTCTACAAGTACCTGATCGACCGGAACGGGCAGGTGGTCGGCAGCTACGACAGCAAGACGAAGCCGGACGACAGGCAGCTCGTCGGCAGGATCGAGCAACTCCTGGGCGCGCGCTGA
- a CDS encoding CBS domain-containing protein has protein sequence MKTARQVLESKPTQAIFSIPPVATVYAALQLMAEKGIGALLVMEQNKIVGILSERDYARKVILMQRTSRETLVREIMTSSVIYVRADQSTDDCMALMTRHRLRHLPVMDGDELVGMLSIGDLVKDIISEQKFIIEQLEHYISGNVH, from the coding sequence ATGAAAACCGCACGGCAGGTTCTGGAATCGAAGCCAACGCAAGCCATCTTCAGCATCCCGCCGGTAGCGACGGTGTACGCCGCGCTGCAGCTGATGGCGGAAAAAGGGATCGGCGCGTTGCTCGTCATGGAGCAAAACAAGATCGTCGGCATCCTCAGCGAGCGCGATTACGCGCGCAAGGTGATCCTGATGCAGCGCACGTCGCGCGAGACGCTGGTGCGCGAGATCATGACGAGCTCGGTGATCTATGTGCGCGCGGACCAGAGCACCGATGACTGCATGGCGCTGATGACGCGCCATCGCCTGCGCCACCTGCCGGTGATGGACGGCGACGAACTCGTCGGCATGCTGTCGATCGGCGATCTCGTGAAGGACATCATCTCCGAGCAGAAATTCATCATCGAGCAACTGGAACACTACATCTCCGGCAACGTCCACTGA
- a CDS encoding aldolase — translation MNAPLRDKSYFDTRATTEMAKHLRNKPRTMQETMAYACRILAMTEQEAGLAGQISVRSERPGAYWTLRFGLGFDEATPEDFIEVDSDLNTLTGDGMPNPATRFHLWVYEARPDVQSIIHTHSPWASALAAARQPLVIAQMDMTPLHDDCAFLGEWPGVPIADQEGVIISRALGSKRAIILAHHGYLTAGQSCEEATYLSVYLERAARMQIRAQAFGPLTPVDDALAKEAHDYLLKPSIVNATFSYWARQTHGVPPLPAA, via the coding sequence ATGAATGCCCCCCTCAGAGACAAGTCCTACTTCGACACGCGCGCCACCACGGAGATGGCAAAGCATCTGCGCAACAAGCCGCGCACGATGCAGGAGACCATGGCGTACGCGTGCCGCATCCTCGCGATGACCGAGCAGGAAGCCGGCCTCGCGGGCCAGATCAGCGTGCGGTCCGAGCGCCCCGGCGCCTACTGGACGCTGCGCTTCGGCCTCGGCTTCGACGAAGCCACGCCCGAGGATTTCATCGAGGTCGATAGCGACCTCAACACGCTGACCGGCGACGGCATGCCCAATCCGGCGACGCGTTTCCATCTGTGGGTCTACGAGGCGCGCCCCGACGTCCAGTCGATCATCCACACGCATTCGCCGTGGGCGTCCGCGCTCGCCGCCGCGCGTCAGCCGCTGGTCATCGCCCAGATGGACATGACGCCGCTGCACGACGACTGCGCATTCCTGGGCGAATGGCCCGGCGTGCCCATCGCCGATCAGGAAGGCGTGATCATCTCCAGGGCGCTCGGCAGCAAGCGCGCGATCATCCTCGCGCATCACGGTTACCTCACCGCGGGCCAGAGCTGCGAAGAGGCCACCTATCTCTCCGTGTACCTCGAGCGCGCCGCGCGCATGCAGATTCGCGCGCAGGCGTTCGGCCCGCTGACGCCCGTCGACGACGCGCTCGCGAAGGAAGCTCACGACTACCTGCTCAAGCCGTCGATCGTCAACGCGACGTTCTCGTACTGGGCCCGCCAGACGCACGGCGTGCCGCCGCTGCCCGCAGCGTGA